One stretch of Limnohabitans sp. DNA includes these proteins:
- the rimO gene encoding 30S ribosomal protein S12 methylthiotransferase RimO: protein MSEMTATAPLPTPKVGFVSLGCPKALTDSELILTQLSAEGYQTSKTFEGADLVIVNTCGFIDEAIKESLDTIAEALSENGKVIVTGCLGAKTGEGGGNLVLEMHPSVLAVTGPHATQEVMDAVHTHLPKPHDPFLDLVPGGFGEAGLKLTPRHYAYLKISEGCNHRCTFCIIPSMRGDLVSRPIGDVLKEAKALFAGGVKELLVISQDTSAYGVDVKYRTGFWDGKPVKTRMLELVQALGEMAREHDAWVRLHYVYPYPSVDDIIPLMAQGLVLPYLDVPFQHSHPDVLKRMKRPASGEKNLERIQRWRELCPELVIRSTFIAGFPGETEEEFEHLLGFLREAQIDRAGCFAYSPVKGATANDLPGMLPEALREERRARFMAVAEEVSITRLHQRVGSTMQVLVDNAPAMGRRGGVGRSFGDAPEIDGVVRLLPPEKLSKTLKVGEFTRARIVGVEGHDLVGVPV, encoded by the coding sequence ATGAGTGAAATGACCGCAACTGCCCCCCTCCCGACCCCTAAAGTGGGTTTTGTCAGCCTGGGTTGCCCCAAAGCGCTGACCGATTCCGAGCTGATCCTGACGCAACTGAGCGCCGAGGGTTACCAAACCTCCAAAACCTTTGAAGGCGCTGACCTCGTCATCGTCAACACCTGTGGGTTCATTGACGAAGCCATCAAGGAAAGCCTAGACACCATTGCAGAGGCCCTGAGCGAAAACGGCAAGGTCATCGTGACCGGTTGCCTGGGGGCTAAAACGGGCGAAGGCGGCGGCAACTTGGTACTGGAAATGCACCCCAGCGTGCTGGCGGTGACCGGGCCGCATGCCACGCAAGAGGTGATGGATGCGGTGCACACGCATTTGCCCAAGCCCCACGACCCGTTTCTCGATTTGGTGCCGGGTGGTTTTGGCGAGGCGGGCCTCAAGCTCACACCTCGACACTATGCGTACCTGAAAATCAGCGAAGGCTGCAACCACCGCTGCACGTTTTGCATCATTCCCTCCATGCGTGGCGATTTGGTGTCGCGCCCGATTGGTGATGTGCTGAAAGAAGCCAAAGCCTTGTTTGCAGGCGGTGTGAAAGAGCTGTTGGTCATCAGCCAAGACACCTCGGCCTATGGGGTGGATGTGAAATACCGCACGGGTTTTTGGGACGGTAAGCCGGTCAAAACCCGCATGCTCGAGTTGGTGCAGGCATTGGGCGAGATGGCCCGCGAGCACGATGCTTGGGTGCGTTTGCACTATGTTTACCCGTACCCGAGCGTGGACGACATCATTCCCTTGATGGCGCAGGGCCTGGTGTTGCCTTATCTGGACGTGCCTTTTCAACACAGTCACCCCGATGTGCTCAAGCGCATGAAGCGCCCGGCTAGCGGTGAGAAGAACCTGGAGCGCATCCAGCGCTGGCGCGAACTGTGCCCCGAGCTGGTGATTCGCAGCACCTTCATCGCGGGCTTCCCGGGTGAGACCGAAGAAGAATTCGAGCACCTGTTGGGCTTTTTGCGTGAAGCGCAAATCGATCGCGCTGGTTGCTTTGCCTACAGCCCCGTGAAAGGGGCCACGGCCAATGATTTGCCGGGCATGTTGCCCGAAGCGTTGCGTGAAGAACGCCGAGCCCGCTTCATGGCGGTGGCCGAAGAGGTGTCGATTACACGCTTGCACCAGCGCGTGGGTTCCACCATGCAGGTCTTGGTGGACAATGCGCCGGCCATGGGCCGTCGTGGTGGCGTGGGCCGAAGTTTTGGTGATGCGCCCGAGATCGATGGCGTCGTGCGCTTGCTGCCGCCTGAAAAGCTGAGCAAGACCCTCAAAGTGGGTGAGTTCACTCGGGCCCGCATCGTGGGCGTGGAAGGCCACGATTTGGTGGGGGTTCCCGTTTGA
- the phaR gene encoding polyhydroxyalkanoate synthesis repressor PhaR — MARTIKKYPNRRLYDTQTSSYVTLSELKKLVMASEPLLVVDAKTGEDLTRSILLQIILEEESAGVPMFSEAVLSNIIRFYGHAMQVHMGSYLENHVQSFMDWQSKLGQSSPTLSPEVWTQFMAWQTPLLHNMFSGLADPSQTVMAQMQEQVQKQIQKNADQFLGAMGLKT; from the coding sequence GTGGCTCGCACCATCAAAAAATACCCGAACCGCCGCCTGTACGACACGCAGACGTCCAGTTACGTGACCTTGTCCGAGCTTAAAAAACTGGTCATGGCCTCAGAGCCCTTGTTGGTGGTCGATGCCAAAACCGGCGAAGACCTGACGCGTTCCATTTTGTTGCAAATCATTTTGGAGGAGGAGTCTGCGGGTGTGCCGATGTTCAGCGAAGCGGTGTTGTCCAACATCATCCGTTTCTATGGCCATGCCATGCAGGTACACATGGGTTCCTATCTGGAAAACCATGTCCAGTCCTTCATGGACTGGCAAAGCAAATTGGGCCAATCCAGCCCGACCCTCAGCCCGGAGGTTTGGACGCAGTTCATGGCGTGGCAGACGCCGCTGCTGCACAACATGTTTTCAGGACTTGCCGATCCCTCCCAAACCGTCATGGCGCAAATGCAAGAGCAGGTGCAAAAACAGATTCAGAAAAATGCCGATCAGTTTTTGGGCGCGATGGGTTTGAAGACATAA
- a CDS encoding riboflavin synthase — translation MFTGIITGVGRIVAIHDLGRSLHHGKRLIIEAPAGYLDDVGLGDSIALNGACMTVTTYSPEHRQFTIDISAESLDKTSGLDQQGTVNLEKALRANDRLGGHIVSGHVDGVGHISHFEQIGESWELRVLAPHMLAKYLAYKGSITVNGVSLTVNRVADLADGCEISINLIPHTVDNTALGSLKAGSRVNLEIDTVARYVERMLSAGLTQKDTA, via the coding sequence ATGTTCACCGGAATCATCACCGGCGTGGGGCGAATCGTCGCCATCCACGACCTGGGTCGCTCTTTACACCACGGCAAGCGCCTCATCATCGAGGCGCCTGCCGGGTACCTTGACGATGTGGGCTTGGGCGACAGCATCGCCCTCAACGGCGCTTGCATGACCGTCACCACTTACAGCCCCGAACATCGCCAGTTCACCATCGACATCTCGGCGGAATCGCTCGACAAAACCAGCGGCTTGGACCAGCAAGGCACCGTCAACCTCGAAAAAGCACTGCGCGCCAACGACCGTCTGGGCGGACACATCGTGTCGGGCCACGTCGACGGCGTGGGCCACATCAGCCACTTCGAGCAAATCGGCGAAAGCTGGGAGTTGCGCGTCTTGGCACCGCACATGCTGGCCAAATACCTGGCTTACAAAGGCTCGATCACCGTCAACGGTGTGAGCCTCACGGTCAACCGAGTGGCCGATCTGGCCGATGGCTGCGAAATCAGCATCAACCTGATCCCCCACACCGTGGACAACACCGCCCTTGGCAGCCTCAAAGCGGGCAGCCGGGTCAACCTCGAAATCGACACAGTGGCCCGCTACGTAGAGCGCATGCTCAGCGCAGGCCTGACCCAGAAAGACACCGCATGA
- the ribBA gene encoding bifunctional 3,4-dihydroxy-2-butanone-4-phosphate synthase/GTP cyclohydrolase II, whose translation MNAPEKLTPVAISPVEEIVAEMKAGRIVILVDEEDRENEGDLVLASDHVTPEAINFMARFGRGLICLTLTRERCEFLKLPPMAARNGTVYSTAFTVSIEAAEGVTTGISAADRAKTVQVAVAKASHPTDLVQPGHIFPLQAVDGGVLMRAGHTEAGCDLADMAGCSASSVICEIMKDDGTMARLPDLQIFAAEHGLKIGTIADLIQYRSRNESLVERIGSRTLQTAHGEFTAHAFRDQPSQTVHLALVKGQWLPESEVAVRVHEPLSVLDALEVNRAMHSWSLDASLKYINAQGCGVAVLLNCGESPDQLLAQFEGRARSAQAPERGKMDLRTYGVGAQILRECGVYKMRLMGNPRRMPSMTGYGLEITAYISKE comes from the coding sequence ATGAACGCCCCCGAGAAACTGACCCCCGTGGCGATCTCGCCCGTCGAAGAGATCGTGGCCGAGATGAAAGCCGGTCGCATCGTGATCCTGGTTGACGAAGAAGACCGTGAAAACGAAGGCGATCTGGTCTTGGCATCTGACCATGTCACGCCCGAAGCCATCAACTTCATGGCCCGTTTTGGCCGTGGCCTGATTTGCCTCACGCTCACCCGCGAGCGCTGCGAATTTTTGAAGTTGCCGCCCATGGCGGCGCGCAACGGCACCGTCTACAGCACGGCCTTCACCGTGTCCATCGAAGCCGCGGAAGGTGTGACCACCGGCATCTCGGCCGCTGACCGCGCCAAGACGGTGCAAGTGGCAGTGGCCAAGGCCAGCCATCCCACCGACCTGGTGCAACCCGGTCACATCTTCCCGCTGCAAGCCGTTGACGGCGGCGTGCTCATGCGTGCAGGCCACACCGAAGCCGGTTGCGACCTGGCCGACATGGCCGGTTGCAGCGCATCGTCCGTGATCTGCGAGATCATGAAGGACGACGGCACTATGGCCCGCCTGCCCGATTTGCAAATTTTCGCAGCCGAACATGGCTTGAAGATAGGCACCATCGCTGACCTGATTCAATACCGCAGCCGCAACGAGTCGCTGGTCGAGCGGATTGGCAGCCGCACGCTGCAAACGGCCCATGGCGAATTCACCGCCCACGCTTTTCGCGACCAACCCAGCCAAACCGTGCACCTCGCCTTGGTCAAAGGCCAATGGTTGCCCGAATCGGAAGTGGCTGTGCGCGTGCACGAGCCGCTGTCGGTGCTTGACGCCCTTGAAGTCAACCGGGCCATGCATTCCTGGAGCCTGGACGCAAGCTTGAAATACATCAACGCCCAAGGCTGCGGTGTTGCCGTGCTGCTCAACTGCGGCGAATCACCAGACCAACTGCTGGCCCAGTTTGAAGGCCGTGCCCGTTCGGCCCAAGCCCCTGAGCGCGGCAAGATGGACTTGCGCACCTACGGCGTGGGCGCGCAAATCCTGCGCGAATGCGGCGTGTACAAAATGCGCCTCATGGGCAACCCGCGCCGCATGCCCAGCATGACCGGCTACGGCCTCGAAATCACTGCTTACATCTCCAAGGAATGA
- the ribH gene encoding 6,7-dimethyl-8-ribityllumazine synthase: protein MQDANKGQAEELDGQFLHIGIVQARFNEDITNALAKACIAELEALGVSSIDHVMVPGALELPVALQAMAERAEYDALIALGCIIRGETYHFELVANESGAGVSRVSLDYNLPIANAILTTENLDQAIARQTEKGRDAARVAVEMACIMDDLAADMADLADDTDEEKQA, encoded by the coding sequence ATGCAAGACGCCAACAAAGGCCAAGCCGAAGAACTTGACGGCCAGTTTCTGCACATCGGCATCGTCCAAGCCCGCTTCAACGAAGACATCACCAATGCCTTGGCCAAGGCTTGTATTGCCGAGCTTGAAGCGCTGGGTGTGAGCAGCATTGACCACGTCATGGTGCCCGGAGCCTTGGAATTGCCTGTCGCTTTGCAAGCCATGGCCGAGCGGGCCGAATACGACGCCTTGATTGCGCTGGGTTGCATCATCCGTGGCGAGACTTACCACTTTGAATTGGTGGCGAACGAGTCCGGCGCCGGTGTCAGCCGCGTGTCCCTCGACTACAACCTGCCCATTGCCAACGCCATCTTAACCACCGAGAACCTCGACCAAGCCATCGCCCGCCAGACCGAAAAAGGCCGAGACGCAGCCCGCGTGGCGGTTGAAATGGCCTGCATCATGGACGACCTGGCCGCCGACATGGCCGATTTGGCAGACGACACCGACGAAGAAAAACAAGCCTGA
- the nusB gene encoding transcription antitermination factor NusB produces the protein MPETANEGSPPAAAGTRKSSAKPARSRSREFALQALYQFIVGRNEASDIDVFTRDLSGFHKADSAHYDALLYGCIEQAAALDALISPKLDRKFAEISPIEHAIMWIGVYEMQHCLDVPWRVVLNECIELAKDFGGTDGHKYVNAVLGGLAPELRSAEVQADRQSGRAK, from the coding sequence ATGCCCGAAACCGCCAACGAAGGCTCACCACCTGCCGCTGCCGGCACGCGCAAATCCTCAGCGAAACCTGCACGCAGCCGCTCGCGTGAGTTTGCACTGCAAGCGCTTTACCAGTTCATCGTGGGCCGAAACGAAGCGTCCGACATCGACGTGTTCACCCGCGATCTGTCGGGTTTCCACAAAGCCGACTCGGCCCATTACGACGCCCTGCTTTACGGCTGCATCGAACAAGCTGCGGCTTTGGATGCCCTGATTTCGCCCAAACTCGATCGCAAATTTGCCGAAATCTCGCCCATCGAGCACGCCATCATGTGGATCGGCGTTTATGAAATGCAGCACTGCCTCGATGTACCCTGGCGCGTGGTGCTCAATGAATGCATTGAACTGGCCAAAGACTTTGGTGGCACCGACGGCCACAAGTACGTGAACGCCGTGCTGGGTGGCTTGGCCCCCGAATTGCGCAGTGCCGAAGTACAAGCCGACCGCCAATCTGGCCGCGCCAAATAA
- a CDS encoding pyridoxal phosphate-dependent aminotransferase produces MRISERAERIEPFWVMEVAKAASQKAREVAHTDRPVVFLNIGEPDFTAPTRVQKAALAVIESGQTQYTPALGLDALRQAISGWYAQRFGVQVPASRIVVTAGASAALQLACLALIDRGDEILMPDPSYPCNRHFVSAAEGTAVLVPTTAEERFQLSAAKVTAAWRPQTRGVLLASPSNPTGTSIDPAELARIVDVVRSHGGITLIDEIYLGLSHDAQFGQSALALGDDVISINSFSKYFNMTGWRLGWLVVPEQLTPVLERLAQNLFICASTVSQQAALACFEPESLAEYERRRAEFKARRDYFIPALNELGLTVPVAPDGAFYAWADCTAACQKLGLKDSWDFAFAALEHTHVAITPGRDFGTDQTARFVRFSTANSMAELQTAIARLKAWLQP; encoded by the coding sequence ATGCGCATCTCTGAGCGAGCCGAGCGAATCGAACCTTTTTGGGTGATGGAAGTGGCCAAAGCCGCCTCGCAAAAAGCCCGCGAGGTCGCGCACACCGACCGTCCCGTGGTGTTCCTGAACATTGGCGAACCCGACTTCACCGCCCCAACCCGCGTGCAAAAAGCCGCGTTGGCGGTGATCGAATCAGGCCAAACTCAGTACACACCCGCGCTGGGCCTGGACGCCTTGCGCCAAGCCATCAGCGGCTGGTACGCGCAGCGCTTTGGCGTGCAGGTGCCCGCCAGCCGGATCGTGGTCACGGCGGGCGCTTCGGCGGCGCTGCAACTGGCGTGTCTGGCCCTGATTGACCGGGGTGACGAAATCCTCATGCCCGACCCCAGCTACCCCTGCAACCGACACTTTGTGAGCGCAGCCGAAGGCACGGCCGTGCTGGTACCCACCACCGCAGAAGAACGCTTTCAATTGAGTGCTGCCAAAGTGACCGCCGCTTGGAGGCCGCAAACCCGTGGCGTTTTGTTGGCCTCGCCCTCCAACCCCACGGGCACCTCCATCGACCCGGCCGAGCTGGCCCGCATTGTCGATGTTGTGCGCAGCCATGGCGGCATCACCCTGATCGACGAGATCTACCTGGGCTTGAGCCACGACGCGCAGTTTGGCCAAAGCGCGTTGGCCTTGGGCGACGATGTCATCAGCATCAACAGCTTCAGCAAATACTTCAACATGACCGGCTGGCGCCTGGGCTGGCTGGTGGTGCCAGAGCAGCTCACGCCCGTGCTCGAGCGCCTGGCGCAAAACCTGTTCATCTGTGCCAGCACCGTGTCGCAACAAGCGGCTCTGGCCTGCTTTGAGCCCGAGAGCCTGGCCGAATACGAGCGCCGCCGCGCCGAATTCAAAGCCCGTCGCGATTACTTCATCCCGGCACTGAACGAACTGGGCCTGACCGTTCCCGTCGCCCCCGATGGCGCGTTTTACGCCTGGGCCGACTGCACCGCCGCCTGCCAAAAGCTGGGCCTCAAAGACAGCTGGGACTTTGCCTTTGCCGCGTTGGAACACACCCATGTGGCCATCACGCCCGGGCGCGACTTTGGCACCGACCAGACCGCCCGCTTTGTGCGCTTTTCCACCGCCAACTCCATGGCTGAGCTGCAAACCGCCATCGCTCGCCTGAAAGCCTGGTTGCAACCATGA
- a CDS encoding YbgC/FadM family acyl-CoA thioesterase, which translates to MSTSSLASSAFEHPIRIYWEDTDAGGIVFYANYLKFFERARTEWLRALGFGQQALRDTSGGMFVVSETAVKYHSPARLDDTLVVTAELQTGGKASLSIAQRAYLRTPNQNDRLLAEGTIRLGWVDSTTLKPGRIPAPVLEALK; encoded by the coding sequence ATGAGCACATCTAGCCTTGCCTCTTCAGCGTTTGAGCACCCCATCCGCATTTATTGGGAAGACACCGACGCGGGCGGTATTGTGTTTTATGCCAACTACCTCAAGTTCTTTGAACGCGCCCGCACCGAATGGCTGCGCGCCTTAGGCTTTGGCCAGCAGGCATTGCGCGACACCTCGGGCGGCATGTTTGTCGTGAGCGAAACCGCCGTCAAATACCACTCGCCTGCTCGCTTGGACGACACCCTGGTTGTGACCGCTGAGTTGCAAACCGGCGGCAAAGCCAGCCTGAGCATTGCCCAGCGCGCTTACTTGCGCACGCCCAACCAAAACGACCGACTGTTGGCCGAAGGCACCATCCGCCTGGGCTGGGTCGACAGCACCACCTTGAAACCCGGCCGCATCCCGGCCCCTGTTCTGGAAGCCCTGAAATGA
- the tolQ gene encoding protein TolQ: MNQDMSIVSLLLEASFVVQLVVLILLGISVSSWAAIVRKITAIKRIKSLNEEFERVFWSGTSLNELFNAASQNAKLSGPMERIFASGMREYQKLRERRISDAGTLLDGARRAMRASFQREMDVAESQLAFLASVGSISPYVGLFGTVWGIMHAFTGLASLQQVTLAVVAPGIAEALVATAIGLFAAIPAVLAYNRFSHDVDRIAIKLETFIEEFSNILQRSLGSTGGSGSASGH; this comes from the coding sequence ATGAACCAAGACATGTCCATCGTCTCGCTGTTGCTGGAAGCCAGTTTTGTGGTGCAGCTGGTGGTGCTGATTTTGCTCGGCATCTCGGTGTCCAGCTGGGCTGCCATTGTGCGCAAAATCACCGCCATCAAACGCATCAAAAGCCTGAACGAAGAGTTTGAGCGCGTCTTCTGGTCCGGAACCAGTTTGAACGAGCTGTTCAACGCCGCCAGTCAGAACGCCAAACTCTCCGGCCCCATGGAGCGCATTTTTGCCAGCGGCATGCGCGAATACCAAAAACTGCGCGAACGCCGCATCAGTGACGCTGGCACTTTGCTCGACGGCGCACGCCGCGCCATGCGGGCGAGCTTTCAGCGCGAAATGGACGTGGCCGAATCGCAACTCGCCTTCCTCGCGTCGGTCGGCTCCATCTCGCCTTACGTGGGTTTGTTTGGCACGGTGTGGGGCATCATGCACGCCTTCACCGGCTTGGCCAGCTTGCAGCAAGTCACGCTGGCGGTGGTGGCTCCCGGCATTGCCGAAGCCCTGGTGGCCACCGCCATCGGTTTGTTTGCCGCCATCCCCGCCGTGCTGGCCTACAACCGGTTTTCTCACGATGTTGATCGCATCGCCATCAAGCTTGAAACCTTCATCGAAGAGTTCTCCAACATCCTGCAGCGCAGCCTGGGCTCGACCGGCGGCAGCGGCTCGGCCTCTGGCCATTGA
- a CDS encoding biopolymer transporter ExbD → MPSPSSRSRGRRTISEINMVPFIDVMLVLLIIFMVTAPMITPSMVDLPSVGKAAKQPDKVVQVVIQKDERLELVSDGKTDSATLGNAAASVKRLVGDDTNTAVVISADRSVKYEVVVKVMDSLQRAGIARVGLSVQLAP, encoded by the coding sequence ATGCCATCCCCCTCTTCCCGAAGCCGCGGTCGCCGCACCATCTCCGAGATCAACATGGTGCCCTTCATCGATGTGATGCTGGTGCTGCTGATCATCTTCATGGTCACCGCCCCCATGATCACCCCCAGCATGGTCGATTTGCCCAGTGTGGGCAAAGCCGCCAAGCAGCCCGACAAAGTGGTCCAGGTGGTGATCCAAAAAGACGAGCGACTGGAACTGGTCAGCGACGGCAAGACCGACAGCGCCACTTTGGGCAACGCCGCCGCCAGTGTCAAACGCTTGGTGGGCGACGACACCAACACCGCTGTGGTCATCAGCGCGGACCGCAGCGTCAAGTATGAAGTCGTGGTCAAAGTCATGGACAGCCTGCAGCGTGCGGGCATTGCTCGCGTCGGCTTGTCGGTTCAACTGGCACCTTGA
- the tolA gene encoding cell envelope integrity protein TolA gives MTAKATPHLEFAPPEPPGMGRAWLVAIVAHSLLFLALGLATTWKTQPQTLQSEAELWSAVPQAAAPRLQEPLPQPEPLPVQEPQPTPPAIPTPPPPPAPDPTLALKDAQIALEKKKLDEKKKEAEKLKANKEKAEKEKAIKEKAAKEKLEKAKAEKAKLEKEKLEKEKLAKEKKAQEDKERNKKKAADQDKAEKAAKAEASRADALRQENLKRLQGLAGASGGENATGTALKSSGPSATYAGRLVGRIKPNITYPGDVVGNPRAEVEVRVAPDGTIQSHRIVQSSGNKAWDEAVLRAIDKTGILPKDTDGRVPPLIVLGFRPLD, from the coding sequence TTGACCGCCAAGGCCACGCCTCACCTCGAATTTGCGCCCCCTGAGCCGCCGGGCATGGGCCGAGCATGGCTGGTCGCCATTGTTGCACATTCTTTATTGTTCTTGGCTTTGGGCTTGGCCACAACTTGGAAAACCCAACCTCAAACCCTGCAATCCGAAGCCGAGTTGTGGTCTGCCGTGCCGCAAGCAGCCGCCCCTCGCTTGCAAGAGCCGCTGCCCCAGCCGGAGCCCTTGCCAGTGCAGGAACCCCAACCCACGCCGCCCGCCATACCCACACCGCCCCCACCTCCCGCACCTGATCCTACATTGGCCTTAAAAGACGCGCAAATTGCTCTGGAAAAAAAGAAATTGGACGAAAAGAAAAAGGAAGCTGAAAAACTGAAGGCCAACAAGGAAAAAGCCGAGAAAGAGAAGGCCATCAAAGAAAAAGCGGCCAAAGAAAAGTTGGAAAAAGCCAAGGCCGAAAAAGCCAAACTCGAAAAAGAGAAACTCGAAAAAGAGAAACTCGCCAAAGAAAAAAAGGCCCAAGAAGACAAAGAGCGGAACAAAAAGAAAGCCGCTGATCAAGACAAGGCTGAAAAAGCCGCGAAAGCCGAAGCTTCCAGGGCAGACGCCCTACGCCAAGAAAACCTCAAGCGCTTGCAAGGCCTGGCGGGTGCCTCGGGCGGTGAAAATGCCACCGGGACAGCACTCAAATCGTCGGGCCCTTCGGCCACTTATGCTGGCCGCTTGGTGGGTCGCATCAAACCCAACATCACCTATCCAGGCGATGTGGTGGGCAACCCACGGGCCGAAGTCGAGGTTCGCGTGGCACCCGATGGCACCATCCAAAGCCACAGAATTGTCCAATCCAGTGGCAACAAAGCCTGGGATGAAGCAGTCCTCAGGGCGATCGACAAAACCGGAATCCTGCCCAAAGACACAGACGGGCGTGTGCCGCCATTGATCGTATTGGGCTTCAGGCCACTTGATTGA